The following are from one region of the Amedibacterium intestinale genome:
- the recU gene encoding Holliday junction resolvase RecU, whose protein sequence is MIGYPNKKKISTTHSVSDNYTRRGMSLEKDLNDSNAYYADCDRALIHKKPTPIQVVKVDYPARNSAKITEAYYKTPSTTDYNGIYRGRAVDFEAKETRSLTSFPFKSIHPHQIQHLKKVLYHGGIGFFIIRFSRYSETYLIDARILIDLYENGKKQSISYKELQELGSLIRESLTPRLCYLDNVDDLFFKEEINYGKES, encoded by the coding sequence GTGATAGGATATCCAAACAAAAAGAAGATAAGCACAACGCATTCTGTTTCTGATAACTACACTCGAAGAGGAATGTCATTGGAAAAAGATTTGAATGACAGCAATGCATATTATGCAGATTGTGATCGTGCTTTGATTCATAAAAAGCCCACCCCTATACAGGTGGTCAAGGTAGATTACCCTGCACGTAACTCGGCAAAAATCACAGAGGCATACTACAAAACTCCTAGTACGACCGATTACAACGGTATCTATCGTGGACGGGCAGTAGATTTTGAGGCAAAAGAAACACGTTCCTTAACTTCATTCCCGTTCAAAAGTATTCATCCACACCAGATTCAGCACTTAAAAAAGGTGTTATATCATGGAGGCATTGGTTTTTTTATCATTCGCTTTTCGCGTTACAGCGAAACATATCTAATTGATGCCAGAATATTGATTGATTTATATGAAAATGGAAAAAAACAGTCAATATCTTACAAAGAGCTGCAAGAACTAGGTTCTTTAATACGCGAGAGTTTAACCCCTCGCCTATGTTATCTGGACAATGTGGATGATTTATTCTTCAAGGAGGAGATTAATTATGGCAAAGAATCCTAA
- the nth gene encoding endonuclease III has product MTTDEILDQLEIMFPDAHCELIHKNPFELLVAVVLSAQTTDNAVNKVTPALFESFPDPKTMANADIKDIEDKIKRIGLYRNKARSIQNLSKSLLTSFDGNVPQSMKDLTSLAGVGRKTANVVRSVCFDIPSIAVDTHVERISKRLGLAKVYDSVEVVEQKLKRKIKRERWNKAHHLFIFFGRYFCTARNPQCNNCPFQNICKKEKLEKYKNQNK; this is encoded by the coding sequence ATAACAACAGATGAAATTTTAGATCAGCTGGAAATTATGTTTCCTGATGCACATTGTGAATTAATCCATAAAAATCCTTTTGAACTTTTAGTTGCGGTTGTTTTATCAGCTCAAACAACAGATAATGCAGTAAATAAAGTTACTCCTGCATTATTTGAAAGTTTTCCTGACCCAAAAACAATGGCTAATGCAGATATTAAAGATATAGAAGACAAAATTAAACGTATTGGTTTATATAGAAACAAAGCACGCTCTATTCAAAATCTAAGCAAATCTTTATTAACATCCTTTGATGGAAATGTACCACAGTCAATGAAAGATTTGACATCATTAGCTGGAGTTGGAAGAAAAACAGCTAACGTTGTACGCAGTGTTTGTTTTGATATTCCATCTATTGCGGTTGATACACATGTAGAACGTATTTCTAAGCGTTTGGGATTAGCTAAAGTATATGATAGTGTGGAAGTTGTTGAACAGAAATTAAAAAGAAAAATAAAGCGAGAGCGCTGGAATAAAGCACATCATTTATTTATCTTTTTTGGTAGATATTTTTGTACGGCACGAAATCCCCAATGTAATAATTGTCCATTTCAAAATATCTGTAAAAAAGAAAAACTTGAAAAATATAAAAATCAAAATAAATAA
- a CDS encoding YqeG family HAD IIIA-type phosphatase gives MLKLFTPNYYIRKYTSLRPEFLKEKGIKLLVCDIDNTLVPHDVALPDEEAKSFLKKMQEAGIRVVFISNNVEERVKTFVDGCELENPVSYPFACKPLPFSYRKMLKEMAVSRNEVAVIGDQLMTDMLGANIMRLFTILTAPIVQRDLSFTKFNRIFERMVFFLLEKSGKLKRGEFDE, from the coding sequence ATGTTAAAACTTTTTACCCCTAATTATTACATACGAAAATATACATCATTAAGACCTGAGTTCTTAAAGGAAAAAGGAATTAAGCTGCTTGTATGCGATATTGATAATACACTTGTTCCCCATGATGTAGCTTTACCGGATGAAGAGGCAAAAAGCTTTTTGAAAAAAATGCAGGAGGCAGGAATTCGTGTCGTTTTTATTTCAAATAATGTAGAAGAACGTGTAAAAACATTTGTAGATGGGTGCGAATTGGAAAATCCTGTTTCCTATCCTTTCGCATGTAAACCTTTGCCATTTTCCTATCGCAAAATGTTAAAAGAAATGGCAGTTTCTCGAAATGAAGTTGCTGTTATAGGTGATCAGCTGATGACAGATATGCTGGGGGCAAATATCATGCGTTTATTTACGATTTTAACTGCCCCAATTGTACAAAGAGATTTGTCATTTACGAAGTTTAATCGAATATTTGAAAGAATGGTATTTTTTCTTTTAGAAAAAAGCGGAAAGCTGAAAAGAGGAGAGTTTGATGAGTAA
- a CDS encoding YhbY family RNA-binding protein: MLTNKEKSYLRGLAQTKRALFQIGKDGITPNMIRTVSDSLEAHELVKIALLKTCADDVRQAALDMSGATSSEIVQIIGRTFVLYRRSKKNKLEL, translated from the coding sequence ATGCTTACAAATAAAGAAAAGAGTTATTTAAGAGGATTGGCACAGACAAAACGTGCTTTATTTCAGATTGGTAAAGATGGAATCACTCCAAATATGATACGAACTGTTTCAGATTCTTTAGAAGCACATGAACTGGTAAAAATAGCTTTGCTTAAAACTTGTGCAGATGATGTAAGACAGGCAGCTCTTGATATGAGTGGGGCTACATCTAGTGAAATCGTTCAAATCATAGGACGTACATTTGTGTTATATAGAAGAAGCAAGAAAAATAAATTGGAGCTGTAG
- the nadD gene encoding nicotinate (nicotinamide) nucleotide adenylyltransferase translates to MHIAILGGSFNPVHNGHLQIAKTALKKLPVQEVWFMPSKDTPLKETALASFEDRCELLEAAIKPYKHMKICKLEGKLEGISYTIHTVEELKKRYPQHSFCWLIGDDQARQFDAWKESKRLKKEVEFYVFSREGSSILPEGMKRVSMDLIPVSSTEIRQGKKLYEVPVSVRLKIAEKGLYFEETIRQYMNEKRYRHSLSVAQLCVALASAHNLNTEKAWKMGILHDICKQMPYEISKIWMRHHMPFHMNEAPAIWHGYIGADFVKRQLDVRDKDVISAIYHHVLGDGKSSYDKILFIADKLDPSRGYDSSEQIELCKMNLDLGFKRVKKEQQEYLRKEGTLQ, encoded by the coding sequence ATGCATATTGCGATATTAGGGGGAAGTTTTAACCCTGTTCATAATGGACACTTGCAAATAGCAAAAACAGCTTTAAAAAAACTTCCTGTTCAAGAAGTTTGGTTTATGCCAAGTAAAGATACTCCTCTAAAAGAAACAGCATTGGCTTCTTTTGAAGATCGATGTGAACTATTAGAGGCAGCGATAAAACCTTATAAACATATGAAAATATGTAAATTAGAAGGAAAACTAGAGGGTATTTCTTATACGATTCATACAGTAGAGGAATTAAAGAAACGCTATCCTCAGCATTCTTTCTGCTGGCTGATTGGAGATGATCAGGCTAGACAATTTGATGCCTGGAAAGAGTCAAAACGTTTGAAGAAAGAAGTCGAATTTTATGTATTTTCCAGAGAAGGGTCTTCGATATTGCCAGAAGGAATGAAAAGAGTTTCCATGGATTTAATACCTGTATCTTCTACAGAAATTCGTCAAGGAAAAAAATTATATGAAGTACCTGTTTCTGTACGTTTAAAAATAGCAGAGAAAGGTTTATATTTTGAAGAAACCATAAGGCAGTATATGAATGAAAAACGTTATAGACATAGTCTATCTGTTGCACAGTTATGCGTTGCATTGGCAAGTGCTCATAATTTGAATACGGAAAAAGCATGGAAAATGGGCATTTTACATGATATATGCAAACAAATGCCATATGAGATTTCAAAAATATGGATGAGACATCATATGCCTTTTCACATGAATGAAGCACCTGCTATTTGGCATGGGTATATTGGCGCGGATTTTGTAAAAAGACAATTGGATGTTAGGGATAAAGATGTTATATCTGCAATTTATCATCATGTGCTGGGTGATGGAAAATCTTCGTATGATAAGATTTTGTTTATTGCAGATAAACTAGATCCTTCACGTGGATATGATTCCAGTGAACAAATTGAATTATGTAAGATGAACTTAGATTTGGGATTTAAACGTGTAAAAAAAGAACAACAAGAATATTTAAGAAAAGAAGGAACGTTACAATAA
- the yqeH gene encoding ribosome biogenesis GTPase YqeH, which yields MSKICKGCGVVLQNENKQAIGYTPKMEADYCQRCFRIRHYDDVVISMKQGIDSDEMLARIAKLDALIVWVVDLFDFEANMIKGLNRHLMGKDILMVATKRDLLPDTLSDEKLADFLLRRLKELSIVVQGIVISGDLVKHPSREQNNSIEEIEEAIAIYRKGRNVAVMGMANAGKSTLLNALLGNQNLTTSRHPGTTLDINEIQMKDYILYDTPGLTRMDSFLTHIDDELLKTVVPSRKLKPRGYQLYEDQSISLGGLVRLDLIGGKKVSCVAYFSERLPLHRGKQEKADRLWETHLNELLSPSMDHDFHDMEVYTTKGAQHKIDVVIHGLGWFCISGDVKEIKVYVNKNVNVTFRKAMI from the coding sequence ATGAGTAAAATATGTAAAGGATGCGGTGTAGTTTTACAAAATGAAAATAAGCAGGCAATTGGATATACACCAAAAATGGAAGCAGATTATTGTCAAAGATGTTTTCGTATTCGTCATTATGATGATGTCGTTATTTCCATGAAGCAGGGAATTGACTCTGATGAAATGCTGGCACGTATCGCAAAATTGGATGCCCTTATCGTATGGGTCGTTGACTTGTTTGATTTTGAGGCGAATATGATCAAAGGGTTAAATCGTCATTTGATGGGAAAAGATATTTTAATGGTTGCGACAAAACGAGATTTGCTGCCAGATACTTTATCTGATGAGAAACTTGCAGATTTTTTATTGCGCCGATTAAAAGAATTATCGATTGTTGTTCAGGGAATTGTTATTAGCGGTGATTTGGTAAAACATCCAAGTAGGGAGCAGAATAACTCTATAGAAGAGATTGAAGAAGCAATTGCTATTTATCGCAAAGGAAGAAATGTAGCGGTTATGGGAATGGCAAATGCAGGAAAAAGTACATTATTAAATGCTCTTCTTGGAAATCAGAATTTAACAACTTCCCGTCATCCTGGAACTACATTAGATATCAATGAAATACAAATGAAAGATTATATTTTATACGATACTCCAGGTCTTACAAGAATGGATTCATTTTTAACTCATATTGATGATGAATTATTAAAAACCGTTGTTCCATCTCGTAAATTAAAACCAAGAGGATATCAGTTATATGAAGATCAAAGCATTTCGCTAGGAGGACTTGTTCGTCTGGATTTGATAGGCGGAAAAAAAGTAAGCTGTGTTGCTTATTTTTCTGAAAGACTTCCTTTGCATAGAGGAAAACAGGAAAAAGCAGATCGTTTATGGGAAACCCATTTGAATGAACTGCTGTCTCCTTCTATGGATCATGATTTTCATGATATGGAAGTATATACAACTAAGGGTGCACAACATAAAATTGATGTTGTTATCCATGGTCTGGGGTGGTTTTGTATTAGTGGAGATGTGAAAGAAATAAAAGTGTATGTGAATAAAAATGTAAATGTAACATTTAGAAAGGCGATGATTTAA
- a CDS encoding M42 family metallopeptidase, giving the protein MKICKETIEKITRELINTPSPVSYYDEIHPKLEKLADAYGYSITYDRKRTAYITVDGEDNSKTICIGAHLDTLGLMIRHINEDGTLALRNLGGINYNNLEGCFCKVHTRENKTYTGMILCRYHSVHVFDEARKVLRDETNMVVILDEHVSSKQDVKNLGIEHGDIISIDPDYHYTETGFIKSRFIDDKAAAAAVFAVLESLQKENKKPAYRTLFAFPIYEEIGHGGAYVPEEVSEYVALDIGLIGPDYNGSEYKVSICAKDNYTPYDRGLTNKIIALAKQENIDYCVDVFYHYGSDASAAIRAGNNLYAAAFGMGCLSSHGMERCHINSIMETAKLLYTYLMSR; this is encoded by the coding sequence ATGAAAATCTGTAAAGAAACAATCGAAAAAATTACAAGAGAACTTATCAATACACCTAGTCCTGTAAGTTATTACGATGAAATTCATCCAAAACTGGAAAAGCTTGCGGATGCTTATGGCTACTCAATCACGTATGATCGAAAACGAACTGCCTATATTACAGTGGATGGAGAAGATAATTCCAAAACGATTTGTATAGGAGCTCATCTTGATACGCTAGGTTTGATGATTCGACACATCAATGAAGATGGTACCCTTGCTTTACGAAACTTGGGAGGTATCAATTACAACAATTTAGAAGGATGTTTTTGCAAAGTTCATACAAGAGAAAACAAAACCTATACAGGTATGATTCTATGCCGCTATCACTCTGTTCATGTTTTTGATGAAGCAAGAAAAGTTCTTCGTGATGAAACAAATATGGTAGTTATATTAGATGAGCATGTAAGCAGTAAACAGGATGTAAAAAATCTTGGTATCGAACATGGCGATATTATTTCCATTGACCCAGACTATCACTATACAGAAACCGGTTTTATAAAGTCACGTTTTATTGATGATAAGGCTGCAGCAGCTGCTGTATTTGCGGTATTAGAAAGTTTACAGAAAGAAAATAAAAAACCTGCATACCGTACACTGTTTGCCTTTCCTATTTATGAAGAAATAGGACATGGTGGAGCTTATGTACCAGAGGAAGTCAGTGAATATGTTGCCTTGGATATTGGTTTGATTGGGCCTGATTACAATGGAAGTGAATACAAAGTATCCATTTGCGCAAAAGATAACTATACACCATATGACAGAGGATTAACTAATAAAATCATTGCTTTGGCAAAACAGGAAAACATCGATTATTGTGTAGATGTATTTTATCATTATGGCAGTGATGCCAGTGCTGCTATTCGAGCTGGAAATAATCTTTATGCGGCAGCTTTCGGTATGGGATGCTTAAGTTCTCATGGAATGGAACGCTGTCATATCAACAGTATTATGGAAACCGCAAAACTTTTATATACTTATCTTATGAGCAGATAA
- the rsfS gene encoding ribosome silencing factor: MKSLLEVVQKAIDEKKGKYPLLYTFSSLNPAIDYVVICSADSLRQVYAIADNVCDRVKENGYQVRSMEGDRDSSWVLVDLGDIIVHVFQTEERNHFQLEKLYADLPKVDFCL, translated from the coding sequence ATGAAGAGTCTTTTAGAAGTTGTACAGAAAGCAATTGATGAAAAGAAAGGAAAATACCCATTGTTATACACATTTTCTTCTTTAAATCCTGCTATTGATTATGTCGTTATTTGCAGTGCAGACAGCTTGCGTCAGGTGTATGCGATAGCGGATAATGTTTGCGATAGAGTAAAAGAAAATGGTTATCAGGTTCGCTCTATGGAAGGAGATCGTGATTCTTCCTGGGTTTTGGTAGACTTAGGGGATATAATTGTCCATGTATTTCAAACAGAAGAAAGAAATCACTTTCAGCTGGAAAAATTATATGCTGATCTTCCAAAGGTGGACTTTTGCTTATGA
- a CDS encoding DivIVA domain-containing protein produces the protein MDKRFKLTVEDVLNKQFNIDFKGYSSIEVDEFLDLVISDYQEYDQMIKELGDHLQEYERQIASLKNRIAEFESKANTVDKEAVIDNVDILKRLTRLENEVFKK, from the coding sequence ATGGATAAACGATTCAAATTGACAGTTGAAGATGTATTAAACAAACAGTTTAACATCGATTTTAAGGGGTACTCCTCTATTGAGGTAGATGAATTTCTTGATTTAGTTATTAGTGATTATCAGGAATATGATCAAATGATAAAAGAACTTGGTGACCATCTTCAGGAATATGAACGTCAGATTGCATCTTTGAAAAATCGTATTGCAGAGTTTGAAAGCAAGGCAAATACAGTAGATAAAGAAGCAGTCATTGATAACGTGGATATTTTAAAACGATTGACACGTTTAGAAAATGAAGTGTTCAAAAAATAA
- a CDS encoding 5'-methylthioadenosine/adenosylhomocysteine nucleosidase, whose protein sequence is MIGIIAAMDSEVEAIETLLEHKELKHISGIKMIQGTIKNKRVMVLKSGVGKGNAVMATTILLENFRIEKVINIGTAGGLKKEQSILDAVVSTRVVQHDFDTSPIDGEEGIGLYFDADKELCELCEKTLKEMDVCVHCGLVASGDQFIAGENQLTVLEKRFPDAVCAEMEAGAIAQVCSHYHVPFVVLRSLSDIAHKENSHMDFTTYVKHAANRSAEFCKKFIEQL, encoded by the coding sequence ATGATTGGGATTATTGCCGCAATGGATAGTGAAGTAGAGGCTATTGAAACTTTATTGGAACATAAAGAATTGAAGCATATTTCTGGAATTAAGATGATACAGGGAACGATAAAGAATAAGCGTGTAATGGTATTAAAAAGTGGAGTAGGTAAGGGAAATGCTGTTATGGCTACAACGATTCTTTTAGAGAACTTTCGCATAGAAAAAGTGATTAATATCGGCACGGCAGGCGGATTAAAAAAGGAACAGTCTATTTTAGACGCCGTTGTTAGTACACGAGTTGTTCAACATGATTTTGATACTAGTCCCATTGATGGAGAAGAAGGTATTGGTTTATATTTTGATGCGGATAAAGAATTATGTGAACTTTGTGAAAAGACACTGAAGGAAATGGATGTTTGTGTGCATTGTGGACTTGTAGCCAGCGGAGATCAGTTCATTGCAGGTGAAAATCAGCTTACAGTTTTAGAAAAGCGTTTCCCGGATGCTGTTTGTGCAGAAATGGAAGCTGGAGCAATTGCACAGGTATGTTCACATTATCATGTACCATTCGTTGTTCTTCGTTCTTTGTCGGATATTGCACATAAAGAAAATTCACATATGGATTTTACAACCTATGTAAAACATGCTGCAAATCGAAGTGCAGAGTTTTGTAAAAAGTTTATTGAACAATTGTAA
- a CDS encoding DnaD domain-containing protein — protein MEWWKERHVNKRDYILDHLNEFNMSADETLMVLLIDFMNQNHISVTHELLSTKMQKSMDEIDELFTKLNSKGYVSIDVKDGRVMFQIDGLFEENKNTGNLFNESLFEHFENEFARPLSQIEVQRLSDWMKEYDQKLIRYALREALTYEKKSFDYIERILQIWKEKGLTAEMYEEGRR, from the coding sequence ATGGAATGGTGGAAGGAAAGACATGTCAATAAAAGAGACTATATCTTAGATCATTTAAATGAATTTAATATGAGTGCAGATGAAACCTTGATGGTTTTATTGATTGATTTTATGAATCAAAATCATATTTCTGTGACACATGAATTATTGAGTACTAAAATGCAGAAGTCCATGGATGAAATTGATGAATTATTTACAAAATTAAATAGTAAGGGTTATGTTTCGATTGATGTGAAAGATGGACGGGTTATGTTTCAAATAGATGGTCTATTTGAAGAAAATAAGAATACTGGAAATCTTTTTAATGAATCTTTGTTTGAACATTTTGAAAATGAATTTGCAAGACCTTTATCACAAATAGAAGTACAGCGTTTAAGCGACTGGATGAAAGAATATGATCAAAAACTGATTCGTTATGCTTTACGCGAAGCATTGACATATGAGAAAAAGAGTTTTGACTATATAGAACGTATTTTGCAAATTTGGAAAGAAAAAGGGTTAACGGCAGAAATGTATGAAGAGGGCAGAAGATGA
- a CDS encoding class I SAM-dependent DNA methyltransferase — protein MMYEKLAEFYDALVKDEEATKAWVDLIESYLPKGKIMELACGSGEITIALAKDGYEVHASDLSADMITQAKAKENSELVEWNVMDMCHFTGEDMYDGILCLCDSFNYLLKEEDVENMLQGVYAHLKDEGVFIVDMHSMDRLEEFQEEYNEAGRINGHEYQWTIQTIEDCIYQNFAFYDEDGRSVLEQHIQKVYEPAWVMNKLKETGFKVEVLTDFVYPGICEGEKQFYICRKEVKA, from the coding sequence ATGATGTATGAAAAACTGGCAGAGTTTTATGATGCTTTAGTAAAAGATGAAGAAGCAACAAAAGCATGGGTAGATTTAATTGAAAGTTATCTTCCAAAAGGAAAAATCATGGAACTGGCTTGTGGCAGCGGAGAAATCACGATTGCACTTGCAAAGGATGGCTATGAAGTCCATGCAAGTGATTTAAGTGCAGATATGATTACGCAGGCAAAAGCAAAAGAAAATAGTGAACTGGTAGAATGGAACGTTATGGATATGTGTCATTTTACTGGTGAAGATATGTATGATGGAATCTTATGCTTGTGTGACAGTTTTAACTATCTTTTAAAAGAAGAAGATGTTGAAAACATGTTACAGGGTGTATATGCCCATTTAAAAGATGAAGGTGTTTTTATTGTAGATATGCATTCGATGGATCGACTAGAAGAGTTTCAAGAGGAATATAATGAGGCAGGTCGCATCAATGGACATGAATACCAGTGGACAATACAAACGATTGAAGATTGTATATATCAGAATTTTGCCTTCTATGATGAAGATGGACGAAGTGTTTTAGAACAGCATATTCAAAAAGTTTATGAGCCAGCATGGGTAATGAATAAACTTAAAGAAACAGGTTTTAAGGTAGAAGTATTAACAGATTTTGTATATCCTGGAATTTGTGAAGGAGAAAAACAGTTCTATATTTGTAGAAAGGAAGTGAAAGCATGA
- a CDS encoding transglycosylase domain-containing protein: MAKNPKTNKSKRNPRKIINSIIVVFLCLILVGSVSGFFILSKIVAKVQLTDEELVEKIVNSSPTEVYSADGKKIGELGAESRELITYDQLPQVTIDAFLAIEDSRFFTHNGFDLPRFISSAFSNLRTGSLAQGGSTLTMQTIDNFLIKPQEEKDEQAGIRYSPLEKIEHKIQEIYLSMRLDHLESKEDILVAYLNKINFGSSMNTRGIQKAAEYYFGKDVEQLNLSESAFLAGVVNAPALYNPYKGYSKEYQTNYYKAATQRRNETLSMMLMHGYITENEYNLAKSTKLAFQVNGEPSETETSSYQYYITQAAEEARKLTGVDPATTSMKIYTALDRDVQDQMNKIADKESGIAMPNNPYYQIASVVMNNQTGEVVAINDGFNESMASYRSRSMVDTHAPGSTMKPILEYALSFENCGWATSRVMNDRKFDVNGHVIVNYDMKYHGKVSLERAIAQSLNVPAVETMLTVEDTMGANSIIDYLKSLGFKDEVAEKYDYQYAIGANNMEATPLEMAAAYSAFANGGTYIQPHLVTKVEFSDGSKVIENNPKQTQVLSPQASYMVNDLLYKAVNGKYNSYNYMGGVFAGAGYPVYGKTGTSDWDDSVAQYIGGKAKDSWMVNYTSQYTVASWNGFDGRVDGYSYLSTDIQNMNVPGRINRMILDMLSNGAYKIQRPDGLSSYGGGLIKTEYLKDAAKNNPETENNMKDYHKELEKVIDNYLKYDASKYSEETWKAFSSVLEEAKKALDNKDLTDEELKELISKLDKASKELKEKEVVVDVSSLNNAIKEAQLYLDTSKYDANAVANLMKAVNDASTIAAKEGVTQQEIDAAVANINSMITICKNSPVNTPPGSTTENGNNVTVPPTPSN, translated from the coding sequence ATGGCAAAGAATCCTAAAACCAATAAATCAAAAAGAAATCCGCGTAAAATCATAAATTCCATTATCGTCGTATTTCTTTGTTTAATTTTAGTAGGCAGTGTGAGTGGCTTTTTTATCTTAAGCAAGATCGTTGCTAAAGTACAGCTGACAGATGAAGAATTGGTTGAAAAAATCGTAAACTCCAGCCCTACTGAAGTTTATTCAGCAGATGGTAAAAAAATTGGGGAACTTGGTGCAGAATCCAGAGAACTGATTACATACGATCAGCTCCCTCAAGTAACCATTGATGCATTTTTAGCAATTGAGGACTCTCGTTTCTTTACACACAATGGTTTTGATCTTCCACGTTTTATTTCCAGTGCTTTTTCAAATTTACGTACAGGAAGCTTGGCACAAGGTGGTTCTACATTAACCATGCAGACTATCGATAATTTCTTGATAAAGCCGCAGGAAGAAAAAGATGAACAAGCAGGAATCAGATACAGCCCGCTTGAAAAGATCGAGCATAAAATTCAGGAAATTTATTTAAGTATGCGTTTAGATCATCTGGAAAGCAAAGAAGATATTCTTGTTGCTTATTTAAACAAAATCAACTTTGGTTCTTCTATGAATACAAGAGGAATCCAAAAAGCTGCAGAATATTATTTTGGGAAAGATGTAGAGCAGTTGAACTTAAGTGAATCAGCATTCTTAGCTGGTGTAGTGAATGCTCCTGCACTTTATAATCCATACAAAGGATATTCAAAAGAATATCAAACAAATTATTATAAAGCTGCAACACAGCGAAGAAATGAAACACTTTCCATGATGTTAATGCATGGATATATCACAGAAAATGAGTACAACCTGGCAAAATCAACAAAGCTTGCTTTTCAGGTAAATGGTGAGCCTAGCGAGACTGAAACTTCTTCTTATCAGTATTACATTACGCAGGCTGCAGAAGAGGCAAGAAAGCTAACGGGTGTCGATCCAGCAACTACATCAATGAAAATATACACAGCATTAGATCGTGATGTACAAGATCAAATGAATAAAATTGCGGATAAAGAAAGTGGCATTGCAATGCCAAATAATCCATATTATCAAATCGCATCTGTTGTCATGAACAACCAGACCGGAGAAGTAGTTGCAATCAATGATGGCTTTAATGAATCTATGGCAAGCTATCGTTCCCGTTCTATGGTAGATACGCATGCTCCTGGTTCAACGATGAAACCAATCCTAGAATATGCATTATCTTTTGAGAACTGTGGGTGGGCTACATCTCGTGTCATGAATGATAGAAAGTTTGATGTCAATGGACACGTGATCGTCAATTATGATATGAAATATCATGGAAAGGTATCTTTGGAACGTGCAATAGCACAGTCTTTAAACGTTCCTGCCGTAGAAACCATGTTAACCGTTGAAGATACAATGGGAGCAAATTCTATTATTGATTATTTGAAATCTTTAGGATTCAAAGATGAAGTAGCTGAAAAATATGATTATCAATATGCAATTGGTGCCAATAACATGGAAGCAACACCATTAGAAATGGCAGCGGCATATTCTGCATTCGCTAATGGCGGAACTTATATTCAGCCTCATTTAGTAACAAAAGTTGAATTTTCAGATGGCAGCAAAGTTATTGAAAACAATCCAAAACAAACACAGGTATTAAGTCCTCAGGCTTCCTACATGGTAAACGATTTATTATATAAAGCTGTTAATGGCAAATATAATTCTTATAACTATATGGGAGGCGTATTTGCTGGAGCAGGCTATCCTGTTTACGGAAAAACAGGTACTTCCGATTGGGATGATTCTGTTGCACAATATATCGGTGGGAAAGCTAAAGATAGCTGGATGGTAAATTATACCAGTCAGTACACCGTAGCTTCCTGGAATGGATTTGATGGAAGAGTGGATGGCTATAGCTATTTATCAACAGATATCCAAAATATGAATGTACCTGGACGAATTAATCGTATGATTTTAGATATGTTAAGCAATGGAGCATATAAGATTCAGCGTCCAGATGGGCTTAGCTCTTATGGTGGCGGATTAATAAAAACAGAATACTTAAAAGATGCAGCAAAAAACAATCCAGAAACAGAAAACAATATGAAGGATTATCACAAAGAGCTTGAAAAAGTTATTGATAATTATCTAAAATATGATGCTTCTAAATATAGCGAGGAAACATGGAAAGCATTTAGCAGTGTCTTAGAAGAAGCAAAAAAAGCTCTTGATAACAAAGACTTAACGGATGAAGAGTTAAAAGAATTAATTTCCAAGCTGGATAAGGCCTCTAAAGAATTAAAAGAAAAAGAAGTTGTAGTTGATGTATCTTCTTTAAATAATGCTATTAAAGAAGCTCAACTATATCTGGATACAAGTAAATATGATGCAAATGCAGTGGCAAATCTGATGAAAGCTGTAAATGATGCCAGCACAATAGCCGCAAAAGAAGGAGTTACGCAGCAGGAAATTGATGCTGCTGTCGCAAATATTAACAGTATGATTACTATATGCAAAAATAGTCCTGTTAATACTCCGCCAGGCAGCACAACAGAAAATGGCAATAATGTAACAGTGCCACCTACTCCATCTAATTAA